GGGTAGAGCTGCCTTGGGTGATTGCTCGGCGGCCTTACGAACAGCATCGGGCTTTGTGGAGGCTCTTTCCAGGGCAACCGCCGGAAAGGCGCCGGGAGGCTGACCAAGCGCGAACCGGATTTCTATTCCGCATCGAGGATGCGCCTACCGGCGGCCCCGCCCGTGTTCTCGTGCAGTCTCGCTTGCGGCCAATGGCAACGTCGGATATATCCATTCTCGCCAGCCGCGAATTCCAACCGCAACCTCGCGTCAGTCAGGCGCTTGCTTTTGTCGTGACAGCCAATCCGGTCAAGACGGTCCATGACCAAGAGCGCGGCGCCAAACCCGGCAAAAGATCAAGCACCTGCCGGGTACCATTGATTGACGAAAAGGCCCAGATTGCCTGGCTGGGAAGAAAACTACTGGAAGCCGCGGTGGTCGAATCCGTCGCGGTGGTGCCGCATGCGCCGATACATTTTCGCCGCGTGCGGACGGGAGAGCGTGCAGAACGGGCAGGGAAGCTCGTTCCTGTTACCTTCGAGGGGAGCTTGCGAGTCACTGATCCAGTGCGCCTGGTCTCGCTGCTTGAAAATGGCATTGGTGCAGGCAAAGCCTTTGGTTGCGGGCTCTTTTTGGTCCGTAGGCTGTAGTAGCGGGTTCCAGCAAGTATGATCAGGCGCGTCTGAAAGTGGTCCGCAAAATGTACGAGCTTCGTTTTGGCGAAGCGCCACCGGAAAAGCGCAGCGTCGAGCAGTTGCGCGGCATTGAGGGCGCGCGGGTCAAGAAAACCTATGGTTGCTGGAGATTCGCGCGGGTGTCTATATTGGCGATCCATCCAAGCGACTGCGGGAATTCATCTGGCAGCAGTTGCTGGAAGGCGTTGAGCAGGGAAACGCCGTGATGGCCTGGAGCACCAACACCGAATCAGGTTATGATTTCGCCACCATCGGCGAGAACCGGCGAATGCCGGTTGATTTCGACGGCTTGCGATTGGTCAGCTTTCTTCCGCTGGAAAAAGCAAC
Above is a genomic segment from Thiorhodovibrio litoralis containing:
- the cas6e gene encoding type I-E CRISPR-associated protein Cas6/Cse3/CasE; translated protein: MILSRVELPWVIARRPYEQHRALWRLFPGQPPERRREADQARTGFLFRIEDAPTGGPARVLVQSRLRPMATSDISILASREFQPQPRVSQALAFVVTANPVKTVHDQERGAKPGKRSSTCRVPLIDEKAQIAWLGRKLLEAAVVESVAVVPHAPIHFRRVRTGERAERAGKLVPVTFEGSLRVTDPVRLVSLLENGIGAGKAFGCGLFLVRRL
- the cas2e gene encoding type I-E CRISPR-associated endoribonuclease Cas2e → MLEIRAGVYIGDPSKRLREFIWQQLLEGVEQGNAVMAWSTNTESGYDFATIGENRRMPVDFDGLRLVSFLPLEKATEAHDGTATRSE